Proteins co-encoded in one Gossypium arboreum isolate Shixiya-1 chromosome 11, ASM2569848v2, whole genome shotgun sequence genomic window:
- the LOC108455986 gene encoding ethylene-responsive transcription factor ERF027-like, with the protein MSESDPSSTNVPPKDQPPPPTVPIPDAPPQEQSPKPSSTPLVSSKEGVSGNPTSRKLPAVYRGVRSRSGKWVSEIREPRKTTRIWLGTYPTPEMAATAYDVAALALKGPDAELNFPDMVHSYPKVGSTSATDIRAAAASAAASRLLPKSVTNTGSSSKNEDTTSTTAMEITCSGQEFIDEEELLNFPNLMVDMAGGMLVSPPNWINSPPSDDSPDNSDVDTLWTYT; encoded by the coding sequence ATGTCTGAATCTGATCCTTCTTCAACCAATGTGCCCCCGAAAGACCAGCCACCACCACCAACTGTTCCAATCCCTGACGCTCCTCCGCAAGAGCAGTCGCCGAAACCATCATCCACTCCATTGGTCTCATCGAAAGAAGGCGTAAGTGGGAATCCCACATCGAGAAAGTTGCCGGCGGTTTATCGGGGAGTAAGAAGCAGGAGTGGGAAATGGGTGTCGGAAATACGTGAGCCGCGTAAAACGACGCGTATATGGCTAGGGACATACCCTACACCTGAAATGGCAGCCACCGCGTATGACGTGGCTGCTCTTGCCCTTAAAGGTCCCGACGCGGAACTGAACTTTCCGGATATGGTTCATTCGTATCCGAAAGTGGGTTCTACATCGGCAACTGATATTCGTGCCGCCGCTGCTAGTGCCGCCGCTTCTAGACTACTACCCAAGTCTGTTACCAATACTGGGTCATCATCAAAAAACGAGGACACCACATCGACTACTGCTATGGAGATTACCTGTTCAGGTCAAGAATTTATCGACGAGGAAGAGCTTTTAAACTTTCCCAATTTGATGGTGGATATGGCAGGGGGAATGCTAGTTAGCCCTCCAAACTGGATAAACTCACCACCTTCTGATGATTCACCAGATAATTCAGATGTAGATACACTATGGACTTACActtaa